One Sinorhizobium mexicanum genomic region harbors:
- a CDS encoding glycosyltransferase family 4 protein: MTMDTPATDGSFARPLRLLEVLEPSGGGSGRHFLDICRGMQARGHHVEAIYSPVRAEDGFVRELKAIDLPAVHAVDMERAPGPSDLAAFRAIRHISRTAGPFDVVHGHSSKAGALTRLRLPGRHTPRVYTPHAFRTMDPALDRSGRLIYGAIEWALAWFFTDHLITVSDDERTHALSLGMPERRISVIVNGVSPPSPDMAKTVRASFGIPADAFVFGFIGRLSSQKAPERLIDAFKGAASSVKNSYLVMIGAGELEEELRRAIAASGLQSRIHLTSAFTGPQAVAAFDLVVMPSRYEAMSYVMLESAAAGRPIIIADVGGARTVIHNGENGFIIPNSDDVSQLTKTMIAAASPESYPAFLKAAEVRKDRFTLDIMLDRTEELYRRLAARKRR; the protein is encoded by the coding sequence ATGACCATGGACACGCCCGCAACCGACGGATCGTTCGCCCGTCCGTTGCGCCTTCTCGAAGTGCTGGAGCCAAGCGGGGGCGGGTCCGGCCGGCATTTCCTCGATATTTGCCGCGGCATGCAGGCGCGCGGCCATCACGTCGAGGCGATCTATTCGCCGGTACGAGCGGAAGACGGCTTCGTCCGGGAGCTCAAGGCAATCGACTTGCCCGCTGTCCACGCGGTCGACATGGAGCGTGCACCTGGACCGTCCGACCTCGCGGCCTTTCGCGCCATTCGGCACATCAGTCGAACCGCTGGGCCGTTCGACGTCGTGCACGGCCACAGTTCCAAGGCTGGCGCCCTCACGCGTCTGCGGCTGCCCGGACGTCACACGCCGCGCGTCTACACCCCCCATGCCTTCCGGACGATGGACCCGGCGCTTGATCGTAGCGGGCGACTAATCTACGGCGCCATCGAGTGGGCCCTGGCGTGGTTTTTTACCGATCACCTCATCACGGTTTCCGATGACGAGCGCACCCATGCACTGTCGCTCGGCATGCCCGAACGACGAATATCCGTGATCGTCAACGGGGTTTCTCCCCCCTCGCCCGATATGGCAAAGACGGTTCGCGCGAGCTTCGGGATTCCGGCAGACGCGTTTGTCTTCGGCTTCATTGGGCGTCTTTCCAGCCAGAAGGCGCCGGAACGGCTCATTGACGCCTTCAAAGGCGCGGCATCGTCGGTCAAGAACAGCTATCTCGTGATGATCGGTGCCGGCGAACTGGAGGAGGAGCTTCGCCGCGCGATCGCGGCAAGCGGGTTGCAAAGCCGCATTCACCTGACCTCCGCCTTTACCGGGCCGCAGGCGGTGGCCGCGTTTGATCTCGTCGTCATGCCAAGCCGCTACGAAGCGATGTCCTATGTCATGCTGGAGTCCGCGGCCGCGGGCAGGCCGATCATCATCGCCGATGTCGGCGGCGCCAGAACCGTCATTCACAACGGCGAGAACGGCTTCATCATTCCCAACAGCGACGATGTTTCGCAGCTCACGAAGACAATGATCGCGGCGGCAAGCCCGGAAAGCTATCCCGCGTTCCTCAAGGCGGCCGAGGTCCGCAAGGATCGGTTCACGCTCGACATAATGCTTGACCGGACGGAAGAACTCTACCGCCGTTTGGCGGCGCGGAAGCGGCGCTGA
- a CDS encoding O-antigen ligase family protein, with protein sequence MISASASPPIVLRSQLAAVSLVGSGLVTVAVFLSGFVIDEPAPYELFMACLIGLWALFGLKISRYVAPLLSLLVLFMVGGMLSLTVMADLATGPMYMAVSGFLALSAVFFAAIIEDRHQRLRLIFNAWVAAAIITALLGILGYFGAMPGGANFTLYDRAKGAFQDPNVFGPFLAAPALYLIHGLLTQPIRRAPPKIVGLLILALGVFLSFSRAAWALNLFCVVAFVFVMLLKERSGLFRLRILVLALCGALFIVAALAAALQSEQVATLFSSRSQLVQEYDGGHLGRFDRHRIGFLMAMEKPLGIGPLVFSTIFPEDEHNIWLKCLTSYGWIGLIAYVTLIAWTLSLGFRFLLLDRPWQPYLMIAWVTLIGHAGVGNVIDTDHWRHFYMLLGIVWGCAALEYRFQRCAPAGRHI encoded by the coding sequence TTGATCTCCGCGAGCGCATCCCCGCCGATCGTTCTCCGCTCCCAGCTTGCCGCGGTTTCGCTGGTCGGTTCCGGCCTGGTCACGGTCGCGGTTTTTCTTTCCGGCTTCGTCATCGACGAGCCGGCGCCTTACGAACTCTTCATGGCGTGCCTCATCGGCTTGTGGGCACTCTTCGGGCTGAAGATTTCCCGCTATGTGGCGCCGTTGCTGTCTCTGCTCGTGCTGTTCATGGTTGGCGGGATGCTGTCGCTGACCGTGATGGCGGACCTTGCCACCGGGCCGATGTACATGGCCGTCTCGGGCTTCCTCGCGCTCTCGGCGGTCTTCTTCGCGGCGATCATCGAAGATCGTCACCAAAGGCTGCGGCTGATCTTTAATGCCTGGGTTGCTGCCGCGATCATCACGGCGCTCCTCGGCATTCTCGGCTATTTCGGCGCAATGCCGGGCGGTGCCAACTTCACGCTCTACGATCGCGCGAAGGGAGCGTTCCAGGATCCGAACGTTTTCGGCCCCTTCCTCGCCGCGCCGGCGCTCTATCTCATTCACGGCCTCCTTACCCAGCCGATCCGCCGAGCGCCGCCGAAGATCGTCGGCCTTCTTATCCTGGCGCTCGGCGTTTTCCTCTCCTTCTCGCGAGCGGCCTGGGCGCTCAATCTCTTCTGCGTCGTCGCCTTTGTCTTCGTCATGCTGCTGAAGGAGCGAAGCGGCCTCTTCCGCCTGCGCATACTGGTGCTCGCGCTCTGTGGCGCGCTCTTCATCGTCGCCGCACTGGCAGCCGCCCTGCAGTCCGAGCAGGTCGCAACCCTTTTCTCCAGCCGTTCCCAGCTTGTTCAGGAGTATGATGGCGGACATCTCGGGCGGTTCGACCGCCACCGGATCGGTTTTCTGATGGCGATGGAAAAACCGCTCGGCATCGGCCCCCTGGTCTTCAGCACCATCTTCCCGGAGGACGAGCACAATATCTGGCTGAAGTGCCTGACATCCTACGGCTGGATCGGCTTGATCGCTTACGTGACGCTGATCGCGTGGACGCTTTCGCTCGGCTTCCGCTTCCTCCTGCTCGACCGGCCATGGCAACCGTACCTGATGATTGCGTGGGTGACGCTGATCGGCCATGCTGGCGTCGGCAACGTCATAGACACGGACCATTGGCGTCATTTCTACATGCTGCTTGGCATCGTCTGGGGATGTGCCGCGCTCGAATATCGCTTTCAAAGGTGCGCCCCCGCCGGAAGGCACATATGA
- a CDS encoding undecaprenyl-phosphate glucose phosphotransferase — translation MNHYERPEAFNPEVLRKKISEIRTAAPEETIGEKGATELNPLARQIALQFRADTYSPAMITGLIRLLDFCVLFAIGYGINAYYVQPAVEQLPVYLAILAGGSALAVAAIQIADGYHVPALRAWLRMSPRVLGAWVTAFGAIALALFFLKTGHQYSRVWIAGWFIGGALFLIAQRAFIAYSIRHWSRNGTMERRAVIVGGGQAAKDLIRTIEHQPDNDIRICGIFDDRDERRSPNMIAGYPKLGTVNELVEFARLARIDMLIISLPLTAEKRILELLRKLWILPVDIRLAAHANNLRFRPRSYSHVGQVPMLDIFDKPIADWDSVAKRCFDIFFSVVALLLLWPVMLAAAVAVKITSPGPIIFKQARHGFNNETIEVYKFRSMYAHMSDPTARSAVTKGDPRVTPVGRFLRKSSIDELPQIFNVLKGELSLVGPRPHAVLAQTRNRTYSDVVEGYFARHRVKPGVTGWAQINGWRGEIDNDEKIRFRTAFDLYYIENWSLLFDLKILVLTPFRLLNTDNAY, via the coding sequence ATGAACCACTACGAGAGGCCCGAAGCATTCAATCCGGAAGTGCTTCGCAAGAAGATCTCCGAGATTCGCACGGCCGCCCCCGAAGAGACGATCGGGGAGAAAGGCGCCACGGAGCTTAATCCGCTGGCTCGACAGATCGCGCTTCAGTTTCGCGCCGACACCTATTCGCCGGCCATGATCACCGGCCTCATCCGGCTGCTCGATTTCTGCGTTCTCTTCGCCATCGGCTATGGCATCAACGCGTATTATGTCCAACCGGCCGTCGAACAACTGCCCGTTTATCTTGCAATTCTCGCCGGCGGCTCGGCGCTCGCCGTCGCGGCCATCCAGATCGCAGATGGCTATCATGTACCGGCGCTCAGGGCCTGGCTGCGAATGTCGCCCCGCGTTCTGGGCGCTTGGGTGACCGCCTTCGGCGCGATAGCGCTCGCGCTTTTCTTTCTGAAAACCGGGCATCAATATTCCCGCGTCTGGATCGCGGGTTGGTTCATCGGCGGCGCGCTCTTCCTTATCGCTCAACGCGCCTTCATCGCCTATTCGATCCGCCATTGGTCGCGCAACGGGACGATGGAGCGTCGTGCGGTCATCGTTGGTGGCGGCCAGGCGGCCAAGGACCTGATCCGCACGATCGAACATCAGCCGGACAACGACATCCGCATCTGTGGCATCTTCGACGATCGCGACGAGCGGCGATCGCCAAACATGATCGCCGGCTACCCGAAATTGGGCACGGTCAACGAACTCGTCGAATTCGCCCGGCTTGCGAGGATCGACATGCTGATCATCTCGCTGCCGCTGACTGCGGAAAAGCGAATTCTCGAACTGTTGAGGAAGCTCTGGATCCTCCCGGTCGACATCCGCCTGGCGGCACACGCCAACAACCTGCGCTTCCGCCCGCGCAGCTATTCCCATGTCGGACAGGTTCCGATGCTCGACATCTTCGACAAGCCGATCGCCGATTGGGATTCCGTGGCGAAGCGCTGTTTCGACATTTTTTTCAGCGTCGTCGCGCTCCTTCTCCTATGGCCGGTGATGCTTGCCGCCGCTGTCGCCGTCAAGATCACGTCGCCAGGGCCGATCATCTTCAAACAAGCCCGACACGGCTTCAACAACGAGACGATCGAGGTTTACAAGTTCCGCTCGATGTACGCGCATATGAGCGATCCGACCGCTCGCAGCGCCGTCACCAAGGGAGACCCGCGGGTGACCCCTGTCGGCCGCTTCCTGCGCAAGTCTTCGATCGACGAACTGCCGCAGATCTTCAACGTATTGAAGGGCGAACTCTCGCTGGTCGGCCCGCGCCCCCACGCCGTTCTGGCGCAAACCCGCAACCGAACCTATTCCGATGTCGTCGAGGGTTATTTCGCCCGCCATCGCGTCAAGCCGGGGGTGACGGGCTGGGCACAAATCAACGGTTGGCGTGGCGAGATCGACAATGATGAAAAGATCCGGTTCCGCACCGCTTTCGATCTCTACTACATCGAGAATTGGTCGCTGCTCTTCGATCTGAAGATCCTTGTGCTCACGCCGTTCCGGTTGCTCAACACGGATAACGCCTATTGA
- a CDS encoding glycosyltransferase family 4 protein: MQNERPLRILHCFRSPVGGIFRHVRDLAEAHANAGHEVGILCDSTTGGAHEDALFDAIRPYLALGIVRLPIHRAIGPSDIFALWRSYKEIRSLQPDVLHGHGAKGGVLARIIGSALRVNKYRVARLYSPHGGSLHYDSRSLKGRAIFRLERLQERLTDALVFVCDYERQTYFTKIGRPPGRNELIYNGIDDREFDPVTIAPDAVDFLYIGMMRDLKGPDLFVESFAAAERIAGRPLSALMIGDGPQQQQYEEMKLRKGLGRRIRMLPAMKAREAFALARTVVIPSRAEAMPYIVLEALAAGKPVIATRVGGIPEVFGADSGALAEPKVDSLAQIMAATIVEQDWPERMMPDPHAFKSRFAASVMTRSVMRLYRDLAGDAARAREQLLTT, translated from the coding sequence ATGCAGAACGAACGCCCACTGCGCATCCTTCACTGCTTCAGGTCGCCAGTCGGCGGCATATTCCGGCACGTGCGCGATCTTGCCGAAGCCCACGCCAATGCCGGGCACGAGGTTGGAATTCTGTGTGACAGCACGACCGGCGGCGCCCACGAGGACGCGCTGTTCGATGCTATCCGCCCCTATCTGGCGCTCGGCATCGTTCGCCTGCCCATTCACCGCGCCATCGGACCGTCCGACATCTTCGCACTGTGGCGCAGCTATAAGGAAATCAGAAGTTTGCAACCGGATGTGCTGCACGGGCACGGCGCCAAAGGCGGCGTCCTTGCGCGCATCATCGGTTCAGCCTTGCGGGTCAACAAGTATCGCGTAGCCCGCCTCTATTCGCCCCATGGCGGCAGCCTCCACTACGATTCAAGATCGCTGAAAGGTCGTGCGATTTTCCGTCTCGAGCGGCTGCAGGAGCGCCTCACCGACGCTCTTGTCTTCGTCTGCGATTACGAACGCCAAACCTATTTCACCAAGATCGGCCGGCCGCCCGGTCGCAACGAACTGATTTACAATGGCATCGACGACCGCGAATTCGATCCCGTCACGATTGCGCCCGACGCGGTGGATTTTTTGTACATCGGCATGATGCGGGACCTCAAGGGTCCCGATCTGTTTGTGGAGAGTTTTGCCGCGGCCGAGCGGATCGCCGGTCGGCCTCTCTCCGCTCTGATGATCGGCGACGGGCCGCAACAGCAGCAATACGAAGAGATGAAACTGCGCAAGGGGTTGGGGCGACGCATCAGGATGCTTCCGGCCATGAAGGCGCGAGAAGCCTTCGCGCTTGCGCGTACGGTCGTCATCCCGTCGCGGGCGGAAGCGATGCCCTACATCGTGCTTGAGGCGCTTGCCGCCGGTAAGCCCGTCATCGCAACACGGGTCGGAGGGATCCCCGAGGTTTTCGGCGCCGACAGCGGCGCTCTTGCCGAACCTAAGGTCGATTCGCTCGCTCAGATCATGGCCGCCACGATCGTCGAGCAGGACTGGCCCGAAAGAATGATGCCGGATCCCCACGCGTTCAAATCCCGCTTCGCCGCGTCGGTCATGACGAGGAGCGTGATGCGGCTATATCGCGATCTGGCAGGCGATGCGGCTCGCGCACGAGAACAGCTGCTTACAACGTAA
- a CDS encoding polysaccharide biosynthesis/export family protein, translated as MSTAGKKTARAIALAILSALVGGCTSYQPAPKAFSEATIQPYRLDSGDRLRINVFEQAGLTGTYTVDQAGYVAFPLIGAIPSRGHTLPELEGMIAAKLREGFLRDPDVTIEVDRYRSVFIMGEVGQAGQYSYVPGMTVQNAIAVAGGFSPRANQSNADITRKINGRIITGRVPISDPVMAGDTIYVRERLF; from the coding sequence ATGTCGACCGCAGGCAAAAAGACAGCACGCGCTATCGCATTGGCGATATTGTCTGCACTGGTCGGCGGCTGCACAAGCTACCAGCCGGCTCCCAAAGCCTTCAGCGAGGCCACCATCCAGCCTTACAGGCTGGACAGCGGCGACCGCCTTCGCATCAACGTCTTCGAACAGGCCGGCCTTACCGGCACCTATACCGTCGATCAGGCCGGTTATGTCGCCTTCCCGCTGATCGGCGCGATACCGTCGCGTGGCCATACGCTGCCGGAGCTGGAGGGCATGATCGCCGCAAAGCTGCGCGAGGGCTTTCTCCGCGATCCGGACGTCACAATCGAGGTGGACCGCTATCGTTCGGTGTTCATCATGGGCGAAGTGGGCCAAGCTGGCCAATACAGCTACGTTCCCGGCATGACGGTCCAGAATGCGATCGCGGTGGCCGGCGGCTTCTCGCCGCGTGCGAACCAGTCGAACGCCGACATCACCCGCAAGATCAACGGCCGCATCATTACCGGCCGCGTGCCGATTTCCGATCCGGTCATGGCCGGCGACACGATCTATGTCCGCGAACGGTTGTTCTGA
- a CDS encoding GumC family protein, translated as MSSIGGGQQDVDIDLGGLFRAVWKRRTRVLLATVCVAAAAFATATMIAPQYQSEARLLIESREPEFSGTNQLAPAGSDRVFDESGISSQVQVLRSADLIKQVARNMKLHERKEFDPSAEPSALSDLLVMLGLKKNPLDLPPEERVLKEFDSKLQVYQVEKSRVIAIAFTSKDPKLAAAIPDEMAKVYLSLQSGAKLDSNSEASRWLEPEIANLREKVREAEAKVAAYRASSGLLPTGQTENFATRELTDISSELARVRGERANAEARTKGVRTALADGRAPDTLTDVVGSQMIQRLKENEANVRAQIADLSTSLLDGHPRIKALKSQLEGIRQQIRTETSKVLVSLENEAKVGQLREEQLLQRLNTLKAQSAQAGEEEVGLRALEREATAQRQLLETYLGRYREATSRTVANAMPADARVISNAVVPSTPDFPKVMPITVVAALAAFLISCVVIMLTELFSGRALRPVSIAEPDASEQLPAVKAEPESAESMLALADTEAEEQESEPPEDTKTSESDFSIEFVAAHLLDQDVRIAVSVSPGGDEGSTATVMLARLLAEDGQKIVLIDLSGSACPTRLMAQSPALPGITNLLSGEVAFGESIHADRFSEAHLVPRGNSDPRTAMRGIERLQMIIDALTNAYDLVLIECGAADASAVSRIARREGTEIILSASSVSDERIVELLTDFGEAGYRNIVLMTGQRESDPDFPDRHAA; from the coding sequence ATGTCGAGCATCGGCGGCGGGCAGCAGGATGTGGATATAGATCTCGGCGGCCTCTTCCGCGCGGTTTGGAAGCGGCGAACCCGGGTCTTGCTCGCCACGGTGTGCGTCGCGGCTGCGGCTTTCGCCACCGCGACGATGATCGCGCCACAGTATCAGAGCGAAGCGCGGCTGCTGATCGAGTCGCGCGAACCGGAATTCAGCGGAACGAACCAGCTTGCCCCGGCGGGATCCGATCGGGTTTTCGATGAATCGGGTATTTCGAGCCAAGTGCAAGTGCTGCGCTCCGCCGATCTGATCAAGCAGGTCGCGCGCAACATGAAGCTGCATGAACGCAAGGAGTTCGATCCTTCGGCCGAACCCTCGGCGCTTTCAGATCTTCTGGTAATGCTCGGCCTCAAGAAGAACCCTCTCGACTTGCCGCCCGAAGAGCGAGTGCTGAAGGAGTTCGACTCCAAGCTTCAGGTCTATCAGGTTGAAAAGTCGCGGGTGATCGCCATCGCCTTCACCTCGAAAGATCCCAAGCTCGCGGCGGCCATCCCCGATGAGATGGCAAAAGTCTACTTGTCCCTGCAAAGCGGCGCGAAGCTCGACTCGAATTCGGAGGCGAGCCGCTGGCTGGAGCCGGAAATCGCCAACCTCCGCGAGAAGGTGCGTGAGGCGGAAGCGAAAGTTGCGGCCTACCGTGCCTCGTCCGGCCTGCTGCCAACCGGTCAGACGGAAAATTTTGCCACGCGTGAGCTTACCGATATTTCGAGCGAGCTCGCCCGCGTGCGCGGAGAGCGGGCCAATGCCGAGGCGCGCACGAAAGGCGTGCGGACGGCGCTCGCCGACGGTCGTGCGCCGGACACACTGACCGACGTCGTCGGCTCGCAGATGATCCAGCGGTTGAAGGAAAACGAAGCCAACGTCCGGGCGCAGATTGCGGATCTGTCGACATCATTGCTCGACGGCCACCCGCGGATCAAGGCATTGAAGTCCCAGCTTGAAGGCATCAGGCAGCAGATACGCACCGAGACAAGTAAGGTTCTTGTCAGTCTGGAGAACGAAGCGAAGGTCGGGCAGTTGCGCGAAGAACAGTTGCTGCAGCGCCTCAACACGCTCAAGGCGCAATCCGCCCAGGCGGGAGAGGAAGAGGTCGGCCTGCGCGCACTGGAGCGCGAAGCAACCGCGCAGCGGCAACTTCTCGAAACCTATCTCGGCCGGTATCGGGAAGCGACGTCGCGCACCGTTGCGAACGCAATGCCGGCAGATGCGCGCGTGATCTCGAACGCTGTCGTTCCAAGCACCCCGGACTTCCCGAAGGTAATGCCGATCACGGTGGTCGCGGCACTCGCCGCCTTCCTGATCAGTTGTGTCGTCATCATGCTAACCGAACTCTTCAGCGGACGGGCGCTCCGGCCCGTTTCCATTGCGGAACCGGACGCTTCCGAACAACTGCCCGCCGTCAAGGCGGAACCGGAGTCTGCGGAGTCGATGCTTGCGCTGGCGGACACCGAAGCGGAGGAACAGGAATCTGAGCCCCCGGAGGACACGAAGACGTCGGAAAGCGACTTCTCGATAGAATTCGTTGCCGCCCACCTTCTCGACCAGGACGTCCGTATCGCAGTTTCGGTATCGCCGGGCGGTGACGAAGGGTCGACCGCGACTGTCATGCTGGCGCGGCTCCTGGCGGAGGACGGGCAGAAAATCGTTCTCATCGATCTTTCCGGCTCGGCTTGCCCCACGCGGCTGATGGCACAATCGCCGGCGCTGCCGGGAATAACGAACCTGCTCTCGGGCGAAGTCGCCTTCGGTGAATCGATACACGCGGACCGCTTCTCGGAGGCGCATCTCGTTCCCCGGGGGAATTCCGACCCGCGGACAGCAATGCGCGGTATCGAGCGGCTGCAGATGATCATCGACGCGCTCACCAATGCCTATGACCTGGTCCTGATCGAGTGTGGCGCAGCTGACGCCAGCGCCGTATCCAGAATTGCCCGGCGAGAAGGCACGGAAATCATATTGTCGGCTTCGTCCGTCAGCGATGAGCGGATTGTGGAACTGCTCACAGACTTCGGCGAGGCTGGATACCGCAATATCGTGCTGATGACCGGACAGCGCGAAAGCGACCCCGACTTTCCGGATCGCCACGCGGCCTGA
- a CDS encoding GNAT family N-acetyltransferase, producing the protein MGAVETEWRVLDENGQNSLHQSFDWCAAWQKTHESQTLFVRGARGRRTLFILPLEIDRGRLFRTARLIGSDHSNLNTGLFADEDAMPPTELVSVLTCGVKRQLRGFADIVTLDKTPETWRGKVHPLAALPALQNADSSFQLPLLGNIERTLAQLNAKRRRRKMRISERRLAALGGYDYVVARETSEARALLDTFFQQKAARFEAHGLPDVFQDTDTRAFFHQLAKSGQAADGKLLELNALRLKDEHEGRVLAIAGLSRKGDHVICQFGSIDEEVAANSSPGELLFYRIIERLCSEGVALFDFGIGDQPYKRSWCTIETSLRDIVLPVTLRGHLAANLHRAAMLTKRMIKANKASYAFVQRLRQRRQSPLKPAAAAEEH; encoded by the coding sequence ATGGGCGCCGTCGAAACGGAGTGGCGCGTTCTGGACGAGAACGGCCAGAACTCGCTACACCAGAGCTTCGACTGGTGCGCCGCATGGCAAAAAACGCACGAGAGCCAGACGCTGTTCGTTCGCGGTGCGCGCGGCCGGCGAACGCTCTTTATCCTGCCGCTCGAAATCGACCGCGGTCGGCTCTTCCGCACGGCGCGGCTGATCGGCTCCGATCACAGCAATCTCAACACCGGTTTGTTTGCCGATGAGGATGCAATGCCGCCTACGGAACTCGTGAGCGTGCTGACCTGCGGAGTCAAACGCCAGCTGCGAGGGTTCGCCGATATCGTCACGCTCGACAAGACGCCGGAAACCTGGCGCGGGAAAGTTCACCCGCTTGCCGCCCTGCCCGCCTTGCAGAACGCCGACTCGTCATTCCAACTGCCGCTCCTCGGGAATATCGAACGCACGCTGGCGCAGCTCAACGCGAAGCGGCGGCGCAGAAAGATGCGGATATCGGAGCGGCGCCTCGCCGCCCTCGGCGGCTACGATTATGTGGTCGCCCGCGAGACATCGGAAGCGCGCGCGCTGCTCGACACCTTCTTCCAGCAGAAGGCGGCACGCTTCGAGGCGCATGGCCTGCCGGACGTGTTTCAGGATACCGATACACGCGCCTTCTTCCACCAGCTCGCGAAGAGCGGTCAAGCGGCCGACGGCAAGTTGCTGGAGCTAAACGCCCTCCGCCTCAAGGATGAGCATGAAGGCCGGGTCCTTGCGATCGCCGGCCTTTCGCGCAAGGGCGACCATGTCATCTGCCAGTTTGGCTCGATTGACGAGGAGGTTGCCGCCAACAGCAGCCCGGGAGAATTGTTGTTTTACAGGATAATCGAGCGGCTGTGTTCCGAGGGCGTGGCGCTCTTCGATTTCGGGATCGGCGATCAGCCCTACAAACGCTCGTGGTGTACGATCGAAACCTCGTTGCGAGACATCGTCTTGCCCGTTACGCTCCGCGGACACTTGGCCGCCAATCTTCATCGCGCAGCGATGCTGACCAAGCGCATGATAAAGGCCAACAAAGCATCCTACGCGTTCGTCCAGCGGCTGCGCCAGCGGCGTCAATCACCACTGAAGCCGGCGGCTGCGGCGGAGGAGCATTGA
- a CDS encoding metallophosphoesterase family protein, protein MRIAVISDIHGNDIALEAVLADIAAQGIAEIVNLGDHLSGPLNAARTANILTKRNMLAIRGNHDRYLLTLDPARMGPSDRAAHDELEPSHLAWLADMPETLVYRDALFLCHGTPRSDETYWLETLTADGVVHMAGRDIIESFAANIDYPVILCGHTHIPRAIRLADGRLVVNPGSVGCPGYDDDKPVPHRVETGSPDARYAIVERTAGDWNVTFRCVRYDHMAMSRLAARRNRPEWAKALATGFLD, encoded by the coding sequence ACGACATCGCGCTGGAGGCGGTTCTTGCCGACATCGCCGCGCAGGGGATCGCGGAGATCGTCAATCTCGGCGATCATCTCAGCGGCCCGCTCAACGCCGCGAGAACCGCCAACATCCTGACCAAGCGCAACATGCTCGCGATCCGCGGCAATCACGATCGTTATCTTCTCACGCTCGATCCCGCCCGCATGGGGCCTTCCGACCGTGCCGCGCATGACGAGCTTGAACCGTCGCACCTTGCGTGGCTCGCGGATATGCCTGAAACGCTCGTCTATCGAGATGCGCTTTTCCTTTGTCACGGCACGCCGCGCAGCGATGAAACCTATTGGCTGGAAACGCTGACGGCCGATGGCGTGGTCCACATGGCGGGACGCGACATCATCGAGAGCTTCGCCGCGAACATCGACTATCCCGTGATCCTTTGCGGACATACGCACATTCCGCGGGCCATCCGCCTCGCCGACGGCCGCCTCGTCGTCAACCCCGGCAGCGTCGGCTGCCCCGGTTACGACGATGACAAGCCCGTTCCCCACAGGGTCGAAACCGGTTCGCCGGACGCGCGCTATGCCATCGTCGAACGCACTGCCGGCGACTGGAATGTCACCTTCCGTTGCGTGCGCTACGATCATATGGCCATGTCGCGCCTCGCGGCGCGTCGCAACCGCCCCGAATGGGCAAAGGCGCTTGCAACCGGCTTTCTCGACTGA